Within Calliopsis andreniformis isolate RMS-2024a chromosome 4, iyCalAndr_principal, whole genome shotgun sequence, the genomic segment ATCGAAACCCGCGAACTCTGGCGTAGCCATGCGATTCCCAGCATCGATAGCCTCTGAACGTGAAATTCAACGGATCGGGTGGCCAAAAACTCGAGAGCATGGGTTTTAAACGCTCTGGCACCCGTTCGGTGCGCCACACGTCAGAGTATGAAAAGGACGGAAGGaaggaagaaaagaaagaaagaagggaTAAGCGAAAAGACGAGCGACGAAAAGGTTAGGGTGGGGGAGAGAAAGAGGAGACTGGGTGGGGCAGCAGACGCCCCGCGGCAAACTGTCAAACTACGCCGGTTCCGCAAGGTCCGTGGCCATCGGCCGCCCCCATGGTAATGCCTACGTCTTCCCAACGGGCGCGTGTACACAGAGAAGAGAATCCAGCTATGTTCACGCAGGGAAGCGTGCACCCATCGACACGATCGGCGCACGTTGACCGGCGATCTTGCTCGAGCCACGCAAGAAATCGCGTTAGACCGCGGAATACATAGAAGAGGAGACACTCCGCTGGGTACTCACCATCATTTTATAGTTGTGCTTCCTCGGCGCGAGTACGTTTTCCATTCTCACGGACATGTTTGCGGTGTTATCGCTCGTGGCGGCCGAACGAAACGATACCGTGCCCCCGTCGTCGGTCCTATTACCACGGGCGCAAAACTGTCTCTATCTCCCTTCTATCTATCTCTATCTCCCTCACTCGCGCACACACgcgctctcactctctctctctccccctttcTTTCCCTCTTCTCTATCCGTACGTCGTCGGCTGGCTTTCGGCCTGGCGTTGCCAAGAGAGCGGCGTCAGCCGTGTTTTTCGTATTTCCTCGGGGAGACACACTGGTCAGATGCTGAAGAAGCCACACCGAGAGAAGAGCACGGTCACGAAACGAAATTTGCACTCCGATCGGCCGATAAAACTGGGGTGGAGGCAGAAAAAGAGACGTGGAGGAAAGAGAGGGAAAAAGAGGATGAATAGGTGTCTGCACGCGTGTACGTGTGGGTGAGACGCTCTTCGTACGGACACCACAACGGGGGAGGGGAGAGGGGTTGTCGGGAGGGGGTAGAGCTAGGACGAAGTACGGTATGGTTGTGTACCGGACGCAAAGGGACGATAGCCGGTAcggtttcgaaccgtcgacgaTGAATCTGGATAAATCGTTTGcacgaaggaaggaaggaaggcgaAGACGGTAGGAAAAGAGATGACCAAGTGGTTCAACGCTGACGAGAGGGGGAGAGGGAGCAAGGGAGGGAGAGGGGTAGGCGGGAGGAAGAACCGAGGGATAAAAGGAGAGAAAAATATAACGAGAGGAAAGGAGAGGAAAGGAGAGGAGACGAGAGGAAAAGAGAAGACAGAGAGGGACGTGGTGTGCGCGGCTTTCTGGTCGCAGTCGCACCGAATGCACACGCGTGTACTACGTAAATGTAGCGAGGATCTGAAACGGGCCTAGGATGACGAGGATAGAAGGGGGTAGAGAGCCGATATACCGATGGCGATACGAGACGGATGCCGAGTGTCAAGAGGGTGTGTCGGCGGTACACTTCACTGCCGCTGAATATCGGTCGTACACTTTTCTCTCCACGTCGTAACTGGTTATTAAAACACGCACCACAGCCGGGTATATCGAGGCCCTGCGCCTTAGCACTGCGAGAGCGAACCGAACGGGCGGCTAGGCTACGCGAGGATTATCACCTACTTCGCTGCCGTTTTACAGTCTCAGCGGCGGCGACGGCGGCCACTGTCGCGTCGCGATCGTCCTTATCCACCTCCGTTGCCGTCTTCGTCGGGAGACCTACACACCGTGTCCCCTTTGTCGTTGTCCTCCGCTGCTCGTGTCTCGGCGATATATCCACCTCTGTCTTCCCTCGGGTCCTTATGTTGCCCGTCCTCCTCCGTCCTCTGCGGATCTAACGTGCTACGTTCGCCCCCTTTCTCTCACGGCTTTTTCTTCCCTCCAAACTCACTACTTCTTACCGCCACGGCACTCGGGCTGTCCTGTTGCGTGTCTGTCGCGGCGAAATCTCTCTTCTATATCCTTCTTCTCTCGTGTAGCTATTCCGTCGTCGTTGTCCGTTTCGCTACCTCGCGCGTGGCCTCGGCACCTTTTCTTCTCTACTATCGTACAAATTCCACGGAGCACTACTAATACAGCATGTTACAAAAATAGAGTTTGTGTTcccttaaataaaataaatgtacAATTGTTACTTGTGGTTAGGAAACATTTAGTGTATGTGTTGTCTTGTAGGTAGAGTCTAAGCTACTGCCCGGCGAGGTTCGCCCATCTTGCCCGAAACTAAGCAGAGTCGCCGCTGAGAGGCGCCACCAGCGCCATCACCAATGCTGGGGCTCCGGCGGCCGCACCTGTCTGCACGACCGCCACTCAACACACGCGCACGATATCGCGCGAGCCTCGTCGACGACCGACGAAGAGATAACGAACGTCCTCGCGTTTCGCGCGACGAAGATGGGACACGCTGCCGGCCGAGGGAGCGACGCGGTGGAGAAGAGAGGGGTCCTGCGATCGCCGCGGTTTTCTCGACGCGGGTTTCGGCGTGGCGCAGTTGGCAGGCATGCGAATGAACGAGCGTGGAGCGCGACGGAGACGGGGAATAACGGCGGCGAGGGGCAGACGAGGACCGACTGTGAAGGACGACGCGAGGGAGAAGAGAAGAGAGAAAAAAGAAGAGAGAAAGACGAGGGACAGACAGTGGCGGGTGGTACACTCACCCCCTAGAACGCGACCCTTCGCGATGCGGCAATAAATGCGCGCCGTATGCCCTCTTATGTACAAATCTACCTGAGATAGTACCGAACTCTCACCTCTCTCGTTCGTCCAGTCTTTGCTGGAGAAGAGAACCGGTCTCTCTCTCTTTATCCTTCTGTCTCTTCTCTTTCCTGCCTCCTGCTTGCTCCTCCGAAAGCGCAGTCTCGCTCTCTCGCTCTGTCTTTCTTTTCATAGGACGAGAGATCGATTCTTTCGGCCCTTTCGTTGGTGCCCGACGAGGTTCTTTCGCACCTTCTCGCGAGAGACTCACGTTATCGATCGTGGAACGACCTCACTCACTTCTCCTACTCCCTCGAGGTCAGGAGACGAGAGATTTTCCCCTGTCGCTCTTTTTTCGTCCCTTCTGCAACGGCGAATCTCGGCGATTTCCTTCGCGGTCATCGACGTTTCTCATTCACAGAGCGCTGCTGGACGACTAGATGTTACGGGCGGATCGATCGAGTTCACCCGAGATCGTGCACCCGCTGCATCGATCTTTGTGTGCTTCAATATTTCTGCGAAGGGGGCTTTATTAGATTGCTACTGGGTTACTGATTTGTTTCTACGTTAGCAATCTATGGAGATCTGACTCTACCTTGGCTTCCCATAGATCGATGAAGAAACACAAACTATGGGAGCACTATTTTCAGGAGGACAGGATTAACTTCGCGTCGAAGAGACGTCCGGACAGAGTTTTCTGACAAAAAAACTCAGAGTCCCTATCGCGTGGATGACCTGAGCAATAAATCACTTTCCCAATCAGCGTTTTCGATCTCAACTTCTTCTTCTTGGTCCCACGACTCAAACCTAAAGCAGCGAGACGCCtgcaaatatttttcaaagtcCTCGGACAATAGTCTAAATTTACATTATTACTGTTCTCCCTATCTCGTTAAACTGACGCATACTTCTCTCACAAATGACGTGTATATTACCCAACGAGTTCGGTCATTATCCAAACAGCTTAAGCCTGAATCAGTGCGCATCTTTTGCCTGCGGACGCATAATCGCCTGCTTGGCAAATCACCCTCTCGCTCCCCTGCCCTCCCATAGAACATTTCGTAGAAGCCGTCGAGGGGATCGGTCGAGTCAGTCATTAACATTGACTGGGCCGTTTACCTGGATTTGCCTACCGCGACCACTGCGTTGCCTACGTAGGCACCGACCAGGCGACCGAACAAGAAAGCAGGCCACTTTGTTTTGACCGATGTCTTTTCTTGTAtctctccctctctttccctctcaTTCACCACGAAGTCACGGACAAGGTCAAGGCCGTTGGCCTTCATTTCTCGACATCCTCCACAACTTCCTACGAGTTATCTCCCCCCCTCCCTCTCTCCTCCACCTTCGTCTTCCCTACGTTCCATGTTCTTTCTAGCCTTATTCGATCGCCCCGATAATAATGTTCCTGCCCGATAGTATCGGCATTAACTCAGCCCGCAATTAACTCGAGTTCATTCTGCTGAGCTCACTTAAATTCTGTCCTTGCAAGGGTACTTATGAGCTATTCGGCAAATTAGTGAGAGGCATGCATCAAATGCCTATAACTGTTAATCTAGCACTTGAGGTAACTCATTGTTTGTGGTTTCTCATAGTTTCAGGTAAtagtttttcttattttcttcccCCTGGCTTTCCTGTTTCTTCCTCCAGAGTTTTATCCTCGATTCTGCCGGTTTCTCTGGGTGCACCTCTTCCTCGAGGTTGAAACAAAAATGTCCCCGGCAGAATGAACGATCTCACCTGGTCGACTCGTTCTACTACGCATGGAATTGCACGGAGATGAGAGGACGGCAGCCACTCAGACATTCCGTTGCTCGTACGAACAGGTTTCCTACCGATTGCAGAAAAAAAGCACGTAGAGCCGAGTAAGCTAAACAAAGTTATTCGCGGAGAATCGATACGGCTGATTTCGgcgagagagaagagagaaaatCCTTTTCCTCTAGGCGGCCTACGCGACAGTCCTCCTCCGCCATCCACAATTCCTCGATTTCGTTTTTGCCGAGCGGAAGATAGATCGTCCAAACATTCGTACTCTTCTCTCTCGATTCGTAATATCAATTTTTCACATCGTTATAAATGGCCGCTGCAAAAGCGACCTGCCACCCACGATCGATCGTGCTACAGGAAAATCAAATCTGACGTTCTTCAGAGAGAACTGAACACTGACAATTTTGGATAAGACCAAAGTGGGATACCATAAGCAAGAATTGATGTGAGCCTATAACGAGGAGAcactgtacatacatacatgtaaTATAGAACAGTGTCAAGTGGTTTCTATTGTGCAGGTAAAATATGATCGAAAAATTCGTTAGACGGGAATCCCGAATGTCGTGGCAAGAAATTCCACGAAGGTACGCCAAAATTCCCTAGGGGCACTCGGGTCAACAGGAAGTCAAGGCCACGCGGTCAATTGCCCCGCGATCCGTCGCCGTTATAAATAGATACGAGCGGCCGGTATCTACGCATCTATTTGCACGCATGCTGTAAAATCCGAATCAGAGTTATGCCGACTGGAGTCTGCAACTCTGCTTTCCCAAACTTTTTCCAAGTCACGTCGAAATCTCTCCACCGATTCGCCACTATCCTCGAATCCTTCGTTTGCTATCAATGTCCTCCTTACTTACTAATGCATCGAAGCACGGCTGTTCAAATAAATGAATGATTCCATCTAGAGTGAGTCATTCTTCCGGGACAGGAATTCCTTGATACCTTATTCAACaagaatttatttgaaattttaacttGAGAATTAAGTTTAGAAAGAGTTATTGAAAGAGTTACTACCCTACGATGCTCTAATTATTTGATTCCCCAATTACTTGAACCAGGGTATTGTGACTGGGCTCGTGAAATAGGAATCCTAGGCTTGGCACCGTCTCCAAATAATTCACGGTTAATGTTGACGCGTGCCGATTTAATGccctttctcaatgctcatccctGTAACGTTCGCGTCGAGCTAAATATCTGAGAGAGGAATCCGTAGCACGATTTTAGAGGTGATTTGGGAACAGATCCACGAACTTCCAGGTCCTCCTAAAAAACTGTAATTATAGTATAAGTGTCAGTTCTGACGTATATGTGTCGCATCTTGATAAAGTCGATGGAATTTATCAGGACAAGAAGATCGTGCAGAAGGAAATAGTCCCTGCGAAACAAGAAGCGTACTTATTGATCCGGTAGGTGGTGGATGTAGCGAGCCTGGCTTATAAATGCCATCCGCCACGAAAACTATAACTGATGCCAATTTACTTCGTTTGATCGGCAGGATTATTATGCAAAGCAGACTTTTAGAAGATTCATCAAAAACTGAGACGATAAAGCGGAGTAACCGCTTTATATTCTCGCTGATAAGAAGTGCAGTGATCGATACAAGGGTTGCAGCTTTAAAATGCAAATACCGATGCAAAATACGGCAAGAGAAATGAAGCACAATCTTCGTTATGAAACCGTATCCTTGATGGCCAACTCTTAATGAAGGATACTTGGAAAATAATTCTTCAACTAGCAGCTCAGTTTTGTCTAATTGCAAATTAGAACTCCGAAGGTGGACctgaaaattaattgaataattCTGAAATTTGCAGAATATAGCATTGAGCATACAGTAAGAGTCTAAGGTTTGTTCTGTAATTTTGGTGGTTGTTAATATTTTGTAATTATACGAATAAATCGGTTTTGTTACATGGATGCGTTGTAGTTAATTTTTCTCTGTCCCTGTAACGCGTCACGGTTGCGATGCGATTCGCTAAAAGGTACAGTTTCGCGGACAAAATTCAGGGGGAATAACCCTGTACCACCCTACACCGGCGGAATATATAATCTCGAGGTCATTGCCCGAACGATCTTTGGGGGTTCCACCATGCCTGGAACGAGGGTGAGGCACCTCGGAATACTGGGCAGATATCGACCACTTTCCCCCAAAAGCCAGAACGCAAAGATGAAATTAAACGCTCTCTTAAACGCTAATAAAAAATTCTATcgataaaaaaaaaagtaaagctAAATGTAAAAAAATTAGACTCGCATAAAAACGCTCATCTCCTATTCCACGCATAAAAGACCTGTTCCCATCCTTCCCCTAAAGATGGACATCGTTTTACATCTGCCAGCGTGACGGTCATCAGACGAGCCATTACCAACGATTCGATCCTTCTTTCCTGTCAATTTATCGCCGCTCATCGTCCTCCATCCGAAGGCACGAACGTCCTGCGGTGACCTCGTCGAGGCTCTCGTCGCTTTCCACCCACGAGTCCTCTCCAATCACAAGATTAATCGATGCAGGCCCCATCCGCGTCGGTTCACCCTCGTCTGCAGCGAGGAGACAGCGAGTAGACGAGGCATAAGGACAAGGTTCGATCCCCCTCGGACGCAGGGAAACGGCTGCAAGAAGAGGTAGAGGAGAAGGAGGGCGGAGGATCGAGGCGAGGAGTGTCTTCTGGGTAGGAGGAAGAGCAGGATAAGGGTTGTTCGACGGGTGGCCATGCCTTTTGGGGCAGTGGCCCTTGCTGCGATGCCTCCGAGGGTGAGAAGGGGCAGACGAGGACCTACGCGTTATTGAGCGGGCATTTCCCACAAAGCGCAGACGAGGGCAACCACCCCGTAGCGCTGCGGCGCGCACAGTTCTCTCTGCTCTCCTTCCTGCTCCCTCTCTCTCGCCCCCTACCCCTCTGCTGCCCCACCACCCCCCCTCGTTCGATTCTCCCTTTTCCCTCCTGCTCGCCCTCcgtccctctctctttctttctctatCTCCGCATAGCTACCCAGCCCTCCCCCTTTTTATCTTTTTCCGTCGCCTTCTTTCTTCGCCTCCCTCTTTCTCCCGGTCTCCTCGCCTCCTTTTCTGCATCCCCCTTTCCACGCGTGCACACACATGCCGGGAGACGCGACCGACGGCGCGTGTGTGCACGTCTCCTCGTTCCGGCTACGTCAACGCGGGCCCCTCGTCCCTGCAAATTTCTCAACGCCAATAGACGCTTTTGAGTTGAACGCGCGCCCGTGAAATTTATGGAACTGCCAGCGAGAGCGCGGGTTCAGCTTCCGAGGGAAGGGAGGAGCCGGAATTACGTCCTCCATCCCCCGTGACTTTTCCCCCTTTCCTCGACGTCGCGACCGTCCGCATTGCCCTGCCCACGTTTTTCTATCAATTACAAGCTGCGCAGCCGATTCCTCCATGGGGGCCGATCGTGAAATTTGAGGACCATGGGTCTAAAGATTATGGCAGGATCGACAGGTTGGGGATGGCTCGAGGATTTTGACACGTTTCTTTCTTGGCTGCAGGCTAAGAGATTGTTGAATGTTTTGGGATAGGACAGGATTCTTCAGAATCCACGTTGAGTTCACGTTGGGTGCTGGTTATTTCAGGGCGAAATAATTCTTCTGGTAAATGGGAAATGTTGTCTGTGCCTTCCTTTTTTTCCTCCCTTTTTTTGAAATTTCTTTTTCCGCCTTTAAATCTCGGTCTTTGTCTCCGCCATTCCTCGCTCGTCCTTTTGTATTCTCGTGCCTTTCTCTGCGCACGTTTCTCACTCGCGCTTTGTCCGCACAAACTCTTCCGCTTTCTGCGAATTCCTTGCTGAGAATCGTGCAATTTTCTGATGAACGTCCCATTTAATATCCTAGAGAGGATTTCATGATATTTTACTATGGCATTTAATTCGAAATATTCGACTGCAATATTTTCTAACGGACGGTTGAAATTTTTTTTTACCGTGAGTACTGCTTTACAATTTCCGCGAGTATCTATTCTGCATTAGTCGAATGACTTTTTAAGGAGGATTTTTTACGATATTtggtgaaataattttttacatCTCTTTTTTTTTGAGTCCAGTTGAAAACGATGAGTACTAACCCGCGTGGAAACATGTGGGAAAGAGAAATGGATGTATCGATCTCACCCCTAGGGACTTAGTAGGATTAGGACATCACGGGAGCCACCCACGACCAGCCATGAAGCACCATGCAGTAGCGGAAGAAGAAGCTTGTAGCCCTTAGCAACGTGTTGCTGTGGAAAATCTATATAGAGTCTTCGAAGGAAACTCGTCTTATGTTCAGATAACGATGTTAGTTCAGATAAAGTTCCAGATAACCGCGATAAGAAGCCTATCGATAAATCACCATGAACTGTAAAACAACACTTTTCTTTAACGCCATACGATATTTTCTCAATGCAATTTTATCATTGAAAGAATGTTACCTAAGTTCGATAAGGGCTATTAGAGATAATAACAGAGTCGACATTCATTTAGCACGGCCTTCCTTGTTTGCTCTCTTTGCTGATCATCGTTTCTTCCCTTAACACGCCACATTGGTTAGATAGGAGTTAATACAAAGGAAATGGAATGTTTATAGATTAAGAATCAATATCGATTTAAGGACCTTTCTACAGGGCTATTCGTCCCTGTGATACCAATCATCCAATGACGCAACATACCACCCTCGACCTGCACCCTCTGCGTCACACCCATCCTGTTTCCGCATACCACGCGTCCTCAACCTATATCTGTCCTGGGTCGTTGATCTGCAAGAATCCTAATGTGTACGTCGGATGAGTTGCTACAAATTTCATTCCTTAGTAGGACGTTTATCTTGCACCCTAAGCATAATGAGTGTCTCTAAAacagaaaatagaaaaaatattaattaaagaaCTTATACCGGTTAGTCTTATCAATAGTAAATGGATATCAATTATAATTGCTTCGAAATGTAATCTTTGATAGTAGTATAGAGCTCCTATCCTGATCTCTATTACCAAGAGAGTTTTATTTTTTCATGATTAATCAATTCTTCTGACCCTCCAATACTTTCGTTTAGCAGTCATACCCACACGTGCTTATCAAGAAGCGCGCGATGCAAAGATGGAAGAGAGCGTGTCGCAAGTAAAGCAAGATGAGTCGAATGAGAAGAGACCTCAATTTGGCAATAGAACTCTCAGTAGCAATGACAATGTGTTTCAACACAATGCATGGTAGAGATCTGTTATTTTTGCTCTCGTTTATTACCAAAACTGTAGTGGTAGCCTTGAGGAACCTTAACCTATAAACTGCAATATCTTTGTGTCGGATATAGTTTTCTTATAGCCATGATTTGCAGGGACAATGTTACGTGGGATGAAGAGCAACAGAAGTTAGCCCAATTAAAAGTAAATGAAAATTCGACGGTGACGTTACCGGATGAGAAAATTTTCGAATATGAACATGAAGCTAATAAGTACTGGGACAAGTTTTATGGAATACATGAGAATAAGTATGCTAAATTCTATCAACTCTATGATcactataatataaataaacattttttttaatctTGCAGATTTTTCAAGAATAGACACTGGCTATTTACTGAATTCCCAGAGTTGGCTGTGACTACTGTGAAACAAAATATCCAACAGCCTCTAAGATCTGTCACTGAAAGTCAAGATGAAAGTAACACAGAAGCTCATATTAAAATTCTTGATTTACCTAGTCAGAATGAAAGTACAATCTTAGAAATTGGCTGTGGTGTTGGAAATACAGTGTTTCCAATACTTCTATACAATACAGACCCAAATCTATTTGTCTATTGTTGTGATTTTTCTACAAAAGCAATAGATATATTAAAACAGAATCCTGCTTATGATACATCCAGGTATAGATGTTTGGATACAATTAATGCATTACTTACATGACTTACTGATTTTGAGATTTTTCAAGGTGTAAGGCATTTGTCTTGGATGCAACAGAAGAGACATGGGAAACTCCTTTTGAACCTGAAACTTTAGACATTGTAGTATTAATATTTGTTCTGTCAGCGATACATCCTGACAAGTATACACTTCATTTAACTAAATATCAGATGATTGAAGCTGGAAGTAAGCTTATGAAGTGTATTTCATTTACAGGATGAAGCATGTTGTACAACAGATGTATAAATACCTAAAACCAGGTGGATTGGTTTTGTTTAGGGATTATGGAAGATATGATTTAGCTCAACTAAGGTTCAAAAAAGGCTGCTGCTTGGCAGAAAATTTCTATGCTAGAGGTGATGGA encodes:
- the Mettl2 gene encoding methyltransferase-like protein, translated to MEESVSQVKQDESNEKRPQFGNRTLSSNDNVFQHNAWDNVTWDEEQQKLAQLKVNENSTVTLPDEKIFEYEHEANKYWDKFYGIHENKFFKNRHWLFTEFPELAVTTVKQNIQQPLRSVTESQDESNTEAHIKILDLPSQNESTILEIGCGVGNTVFPILLYNTDPNLFVYCCDFSTKAIDILKQNPAYDTSRCKAFVLDATEETWETPFEPETLDIVVLIFVLSAIHPDKMKHVVQQMYKYLKPGGLVLFRDYGRYDLAQLRFKKGCCLAENFYARGDGTRVYFFTQEEVRTLFTSCGFTEEQNLVDRRLQVNRGKQLKMYRVWIQGKYKK